The window CAGTTCAGGGCGCGACAGGACGACGACCTGCTGGTGTTCGAGATCGAGCTGTGGGCCTGCGCCGCCAGCCGCTTGGTGCACCTGCTCTACGCGCACCTGCGTCTGGCGAAGGAGATTCAGCTCAACATGTGGGTCCGGTTCTGTCTGTCCGCCGTCACGGCCTCCGGCGGACGGCTGGTCGACGGAGTGCACATCCGCACCCGCTGGCTCGACCGTCCGGGCGCGGCACCGGGCCGCCCGAGGCAGCGGACCGGAACAACTCTTCTGGCACGGCCCGGACTGACCGCTCGCCACCTGGCCGGAGCGGTCCGTGCGGCGGGCATGAAGTGGGACCGGCGGCGGAGAAACAACCGGTGACGGACAGCCCCCTCAAAGACCGGACCGTCGTGGTGACCGGAGCCGCGCGCGGACTGGGCGCGGCACTCGCGCGGGAACTGGCCCGGCGCGGAGCGCGCCTGGCTCTCCTCGGCCACGAGGAGCCGGAACTGCGTGCACTGGCGGCATCCCTGCCCACCACGGCGCTGGCGGTCGACGTCGACGTCACCGACAACACCGCGCTGGACCATGCGGCAGGCGAGGTCCGCCGCCACCTGGGCCGGCCGTCGGTGGTCGTGGCGAACGCGGGCATCGCCGAAGGAGGCCCCTTCGCGACATCGGATGCCGCCTCCTGGCGTCGAATCATCGATGTGAACCTTACGGGCAGTGCCCACACGGCACGCACCTTCCTCCCCGACCTGGTCGCAACGTCCGGCTACTTTCTGCAGGTCGCCTCGCTGGCGTCACTCGGCGCCACCCCGATGATGAGCGCCTACTGCGCCTCCAAGGCAGGCGTGGAGGCCTTCGCCCACGCGCTGCAGGCGGAAGTGGCCCACGAGGGAGTCGCCGTGGGCATTGCCTATCCCGCCTGGACGGACACCGACATGATCCGCGAGTCCGAACAGTTCACGGCCATGCGTCAATTGCGCACCCACATGCCCCCGCCCGCGGCCACCATCCACCCGGCCGACGTGGTCGCTGCCCGACTCGTGCGCGCGGTGGAGCGCCGCCGCGGCGCCGTCTACGTGCCGTCGTGGCTGCGTGCCCTTCAGGCGGTGCGCTCAGCCCTGCCCCCCGTAGTGCTGCGAGTGTCCCGCCACGCACTGCTTCACCTGGACACGGGGCGGCCGTTGCGCGCCACGGGCCCACTGGGCACCGGTGGACGAGCCGACCACGATCGTTGACCCGGCGGGTGCACCGTGCCAACGGCCTCTCGCATCTGACTAGGAACGGGTACAGCGGCCAGTTGGCCGGTCGGCGGGAGGGCGGCACTGGAGGGGGAAGTCGGCCGCGCTCGTGCTCAGGTAGCGGCCGATGCACGCGTTGGCCGTGGTTCTGCCGCGCGCGGCGCAGAAGGCCAGTGCGGAGCGTCCGTCGGTGAAGGGGCCCGGGACGTGGATCACCCAGGAGCCCGGGCGTAATGACGCGTAGTCGTCGCTGCGGAACACCTCCGCCTCGGGCACCGACTGCCGAATCGTGGCGAGCCGTTTGTCACGGTCGGCGGTGCCCGCGCCGGCGGGATCGGAGTAGAGCTGGGCGATCCAGCGGCCGTCAGGCGGGGGAGGCTGTTCGGCCGGGGCGGCCGACTGCGTCGCTTCAGCGGTTGTCCGTCCCGTCGGATCCGTCGTCGCGCCCGAGGCCGCGTCTTTCGTCGGGGCCGCCGGAGTCTCCGCAGTCCGCTCGGGCGCGGAACTCACGGCGGTGGTCGCCGGCTGAATGGACGTCATGCCGGGCGGGGTGTCCACCGCACTGCTCGCCCCGTCCTTCTCCGGACCGCGAAGTGTGAGCACCAGCGCGGTCGTCACGGCCGTGGCGGCCGCCAGCACCGTCGCGGTGACCCCGATGACGGCCGGTTTCCGATTCCGCGGAAGGCCAGGCGCGAGGGCGGATCCGGGGGTGTCCACCTGAGTGGGCGGATACCGGGGGGAAGCGCCGGAGCCGGCGGCACCGACGCGGTGACCGTCGGCCGCTCCCAGTGCGGCGCCGATCCGGACTCCACCCGCGCGAGCATCGCGTCCAGCCGCTCGGCGTCCGGGCGAGCCGCCGGGTCGCGTACCAGCAGAGCCTGGAGCACGGGGGCAAGGGCGCCGGAGCGCACCGGCGGCGGCACGGGTTCTTCGAGCACCGCGGCGAGGGTGGCGAGTGTCGTGGCACGCCGCAGCGGGCTGACCCCCTCGACGCTCACATGCAGCAGCAGGCCGAGCGACCACAGGTCGGACGCGGGGTCGTCGTCGTGGCCGCGGATGCGTTCAGGAGCGATGTACTCGGGTGATCCGACGAGTTCGTCCGTCGCTGTCAGCGAGGTCGAGCTCCGCATCCCCGCGATGCCGAAGTCGGTGAGCACGGCCGTCCCGTCGGCGCGCAGCAGAACGTTGGCGGGTTTGACGTCCCGGTGATGGATGCCGACCGCATGGGCGGCCCGCAACGCGGACAGCACCTGACGTCCCAGGCCGGCCGCCTCCACAGGCGTCAGCGGGCCGCCCGAGAGCCGTTCCTGGAGGGAGGGCCCGGGCACCAGCTCCATCACGAGGCACGGGTGAGGATCCGTATCGACGAGGTGATGGATGGTCACGACGTTCGGGTGATTGAGCCGGGCCGGCGCCCGCGCTTCGCGCAGCACGCGCTCACGCGAGCCGTCCGACACCTCCGCGTCCGACCGCACGGCCTTGAGCGCGACCTCCCGCTGCAGCACCGTGTCCCTCGCCCGCCACACCGTGCCCACTACGCCGCTTCCGAGCCGTTCGATCAGCTGGCAGCGTCCGTCCACGAGCTCTTCGCCCGCACCCATGCGCAACAGATCAGGGACTGTGCAAGATCACGTAAGGCGGTTGAGACGGCTCGCTCATCGACCTGGTGAACATCGTGGTTCTCACCCGTAGCGTGCGTTGGAGACGGTTGTACCCTGGGTCGAGTGGGTTGTGCCCACGCACCATGTGACCGCTGCCGGCCCGAGGAGGTGACGGGATGAGTCCCTGCAGTAGTAGTCCCAGCAGTCCCAGCTCCCATTCCGTTGCACCCGGGGCGCCCGGCGGCCACCGCGCCGTCCTCTGACGGCCGCCTCGACTCGAAGTGCGAAGCGCCGGGCGGTGATCGTGTTCGCCGCCGGCGCGCCTCGGGTGCCGATCAGGCGGAGGTGCGTCATGACGATCACCATCACCCTGCCCCGTTTCCCTGTTCCCGAGGTGGCCGAGCGCGGTCTGCGGCAGTTGCTGCCGGTCGCCGAACCGGCGGTGCTCGCGCTGGCCGACGCCTGCGGCGTCGGGATGCCGGTGAGCCTGCTGTGGCTCGGCGTCAAGCTCGCCCGGTCGTCCACGCAGAGCTGATCGACGAGCTGATCGACAGCGCGGCCCGTGGGAGGCAGACGGTGAACGGTCCGCAGGAACAAGCACGCCTGGCGGTTCGCCGCGCGAGGCAACGGCTGACCGAGGACGCGGCCGCCCTGATGGCCGCGTCCGGGGAAGCCGCCGAGATCGGGATGGAGGCGCGTGCGGAAGAGCTCCGACGTGCCGTCCTCGTCGCCTGGAGCACCGGTGTGGCGCCCGAGGACATTGCCCAGGACGCCGGTGTGGAGCTCCGTGTGATCCGCGGCTGGGCCGTCCCAGGCCGTACACGTCCTGGCTCTTGATTGCGTCAAGACCTGGTCAACAAGTTGCGTAGACGTGCAAGTATGGCGCTACACTCGAGAAGGTTGAAGAGGCACCTCGTTCGGTGAGGCGTCTTCACGGACACAGGCCACTGACCCCACGACGTCGAGAGACGCCCAGGGTCAGGACAGGTCTCCCCGGCCCAAGGGGTGACCCCAAGTGGCTTCCCTCGCAGAGGGATTACGCCGTGGAGTGCCAAAGCCCTGACGAGTTGGGGTGTACCGGCCGCCGTCGTGCGGACGGGACCGGTTCGCTCCTTGCCGTGTCGTCGACGATGCCCTTCGTGCGGGTGTCCCCGGCCGGAAGGAGGCGAGAGACATGGATTGCAGTAGCAGTCCGGGCCACAGTCGGCCCCTGACCCGCTTGTCCTCGCATTCTTCCGGCACGCGGTAACCATCTCCCTGCACGGCCGCGCTGCGCCGCGTCTTCCCACCCTCCCCCCTCCGTCCTGACGGCCGTGGAGACGGTGTGCGCTGTCCTGCGCGCCCGGGCGCGTGGGGGGATGGCTGCCTCGTGCCTCCGAACGCCTCCCCCGGTGGGGGGATTTGGGAGGTACCGCATGGCCAACACCACCATCGACACCACCGCCGCGGCAGCCCGCTCCGCGGTTCTCGACGGCGCGCACGTCGGCGACATCCGCGGCGCGCTCGGCACCATCAAGCTCGACGACACCGCACCCCGCACGGGCCTGCCGGCCAAGCTCAAGACCCTTCTGGCGATCGTCGGCCCCGGCCTGATCGTGATGGTCGGCGACAACGACGCCGGTGCCTTCGCCACCTATGGCCAGGCGGGCCAGAACTACGGCACCCACCTGCTGTGGACCCTGCTGCTCCTGGTGCCTGTGCTGTACGTGAACCAGGAGATGGTGCTGCGGCTCGGCGCGGTCACCGGTGTCGGCCACGCGCGGCTGATCCTGGAGCGGTTCGGGAAGTTCTGGGGCGCCTTCAGTGTGATCGATCTGTTCCTGCTCAACGCGCTCACCCTGGTGACGGAGTTCATCGGCATCACCCTGGCGGCCGGCTACCTGGGGCTGCCCAGGACCGCCGCCGTGGTCCTCGCGGCCGGGATCATCATCGCGTCGGCGTTCACGGGATCGTTCCGGCGGTTCGAGCGGATGGCGATGGCACTGTGCGCGGCCTCGCTGCTCCTGGTCCCGATCTACTTCATGATCCACCCGCACACCTCTCAGATGGCGCGGGACTTCATGGTGCCGGGCCTTCCCGGGGGGAGCGGACAGCTGTCGACGGTGATGCTCCTGATCATCGGAATCGTGGGGACGACGGTGGCCCCGTGGCAGCTGTTCTTCCAGCAGTCATACGTGATCGACAAGCGGATCACCCCGCGGTTCATGCGCTACGAGAAGGCCGACCTGTGGATCGGCATCGTCGTGGTGGTGGTCGGGGCGGCGGCGATGATGGGCTTCACCGCCGCGGCGTTCGCCGGTACCCACGGGTTCGGCCAGTTCACCGACAGTGCGGGCATCGCCACCGGGCTCGAGCACAGGGCCGGCAAGCTGGCCGGGGTACTGTTCGCGATCGCGCTGCTGGACGCCTCGATCATCGGCGCGTTCGCGGTGTCCCTGTCGACCGCCTACGCGATCGGTGACGTGCTCGGGCTCAGGCACTCCCTGCACCGCGGCGTACGGGGCGCCAAGGGCTTCTACGCCGTCTACGCCGGGCTGGTGGCCGCCGCCGCGGTGATCGTGCTGATCCCCGGCTCCCCGCTGGGCCTGCTGACCGAGGGCGTACAGACCCTGGCCGGGGTGCTGCTGCCGTCGGCGTCGGTGTTCCTGCTGCTGCTGTGCAACGACAGGGCCGTCCTGGGCCCATGGGTCAACGGTCGCAGGACCAACGCGTTCACCGCCGCCGTGGTCGGTGTGCTGGTCGCCCTGTCGATCATCCTGACCGCCTCCGTGCTGTTCCCGGACATCTCCGCGCACGCGATCCTGCGGATCATGGCCGGATGCGGCATCGCCGGGGTGCTGGCCACCGGATACTCCTTCCTCCGGCGCCACCGCCGGACGGCGGGGGAGCCGATCGACCGCACGGGCCGGGACACATGGCGGATGCCCCGCCTGGAAACGCTGACCCGGCCGGTGACGTCCACCGCGTATCGGATCGGTATGGGCGCCCTGCGCACCTATCTGCTGATCGCCATGGTCCTGGTCGTCATCAAGATCGTCCAGGTGGCACTCGGGAACTGATCACCGCAGCGCGCCTGCCGAAAGGCGGCCCGCCCTGAAGGAGGTGCCCCGTGCACCCCCTGACCACTTCGCAGTTCCTGACCATGCTCGCAACCGGCGCGCCCTGCGGGGCGCTGATCGGCGTCGAGCGGCAGCAGGGCGCCCGGATTCTTCGAGGGCGGAGCCTTTTGACCGGCACAATGTCCCGGTGGCCCTCTTCACCTGCGCGAACTGTCGTCAGCCACTCACCGGAGATCTCAAGGAGGCACGGCCCCAGCGCGACACCGAAAAGCGGTCCGGTCACCGGATCGCTCCTCCGCGGATGGCCCGAGGCACCTATGCGATCAGCCATGACGCCAGTCTCTTCATCCTGCATCCCGACGACGTGCCGGGAACGGTTCCGCACCCCGATCACGGGCGTCGCAACGGCTGCTGCGGACTCGACGGTCAGGACGGGCCCAATCTCGTCTGTGCGGCCTGCGGCTCCGAGGTCGCCACCAAACGATCGGACTGCTGGACGCAGCATCTGGTGGCGCTGACCGCCGCCAAGGTCGTCGGCGAAGCCGAATTTCCATCCTGAACGTGTCGGCTCCGGAACATGTGCGCGCTGCGGAAGGACGCAGCCCGGGCACTGAGCCCACCCCTTGGTGGGCGGGACACGGCGTGTTGTGTGAGTCTGCCCTGTCAGTGATCCGCCGCAGCGACAAGGGAGCCCGAACCCGTGTGCGAACTGTGCGGCTATGGTGCTCGCATGGCTCTACCTACCCTCATAATCGTCAGGAAATGCCTGCGACCTGCCCAGTTGGCCACGGCTACCATGCCTGGGCTCGTAGCTGGAGGCCTGCGATGAACCGGCCTGTGCGGGCGATTGCTGTCTTCTGCGGCGTGCTGATGCTGGCTCTGCTGGTTCGGGCGAACTGGCTGCAATACGTGAATGCCGAGGAGTTGGCGTCGGATACGCACAATCGCCGTGTGCTGATCGAACGGTTCGCCGCTCCACGGGGTGACATCATCGTCGGTGGCGAGGCGGTGACCGGGGCCGAGGCGGTCGCGGGCAGGGAACTCAAGTTCAAGCGCACCTACGTCAACGGTCCGATGTACGCACCGGTGACCGGCTTCGCGTCGCAGGCGCAGGGCATGTCGCTGCTGGAGAAGACCTATGACGGCATCCTGTCGGGGCAGGACGACCGGCTGGCGTTCCAGCACTTCCTGGACGTGGCGACGGGCAAGGAACGTGGCACAGGGTCCGTGGTGACGACGATCGACCCGCGGGCGCAGAAGGCGGCGTACAAGGGGCTGACCGGTCTGAAGGGTGCGCGGGGGGCCGTGGTCGCTCTGGATCCGAAGACCGGGAAGGTGCTGGCCCTGGCGTCGGCGCCGTCCTACGATCCGTCGGTGTTCGCGGGCAACACCTTCAAGGAGTCCGACAGGTTCCTGGCCCTGGACAAGGACAAGGGCAAGCCGCTGGCGAACCGGCCGCTGCGGGAGACCTATCCGCCCGGCTCCACGTTCAAGATCCTCACGGCCGCCGCGGCCCTGGAGCACGGCGTGGTCTCGGACATCGACGCTCCGAGCGGGGCGGTGTCCCCCTACCCGTTGCCCCAGTCGACGAACCGGATCGGCAGCGAGGCCGGCGACGCGACCTGCGGCAACGCTTCCATGAAGACCGCGATGCAGTACTCCTGCAACAACGTCTTCCTCGACGCCGCCGCCAAGCTGGGGGAGGACCGGATGCGCGAGACGGCGGAGAAGTTCGGTTTCAACGAGGACGTCTACTCACCGGACTTCGGAGACCTGCGCGCCACGAAGAGCATCTATCCGCAGGACCTGGACAAGCCAGGAACCGCGCTGACCGGCATGGGCCAAGGCAGCCTCACCAGCACTCCCATGCAGATGGCCATGGTCACCGCGGCACTGGCCAACGACGGCAAGCTCATGCAGCCCTACATCGTCGACGAGATCCGGGGACCGGACCTCAGCGCTCTGGAGAAGACCGCGCCGACCGTCATGAGCCAGGCCGTCTCCGCCGACACCGCGCACAAGGTGCAGCAGATGATGGAGCACACTGCCAAGGAAGGCAGCGCCCAGCGCGCGCTGATCGACGGCATCGTGGTCGGCGGCAAGACCGGCACAGCGCAGCGAGGCGTGAACGTCGCCGACGAAGTGCCTTACGGCTGGTTCGTCTCCTACGGCAAGAAGCCCGACGGTGCCTCGGTCGCCGTCGCCGTCTTCATCGACCCCACCGGCATGGACATCTCCCGCCAGGACATCTCCGGCGGCCGACTCGGCGCTCCCATCGCGCGCAGCGTCATGATGGCCGTACTGCGGTAGCAGAGGGCTCGCACCGGGCGGCGCCAAGGTTCCAGGACGGACCTCGGCGCCGCCACGGCCGGCCACGGGAAGCCGCGCCGTCGGCACTACGCCAGCAGCCGCTCTACCAGGAGCAGGACACCGATCACGATCATCGCGGCTCCCGAGAAGCGGGTCACTGCTGAGGCGACGGCTGGACGTGTTCGCAGCACCCGTCGCGCGGCGGTGCCCACGCCTGTGTAGACCACGGCGCAGTTGGCGGTGTGCACCAGACCCAGCACAGCGATCTGAGCCATGAGCGGCCAACTCGTGCCACGGGCGACGAACTGTGGCAGGAGGGCCAGGAACAGCAGCAGAGCCTTCGGGTTGAGTCCGCTGATGCCCGCGCCTCTGGCGGCCCGTCCCAGCCAGGAGCCGGCGCTCTCCTCCTCGGCCGCGTGGGGCGTCGAGGGGGATGTCACGGTGGTGATTCCAAGGCAGACGAGGTACACCGCGCCGACGGCTGTCAGCACGGTCAGCACCAGTGGTGAGCGGGCCACCAGCGCAGCCACACCGGCCGCGACCACAAGGGTCAGTACCACGTAGCCGGCCAGCAGTCCGCCGACGGCGGGCACGATCGTCCGATGCCGCAGTCCAGCCGTGATCGCGTAGGCCCAGTCCGCACCCGGGACGAGCACCAGCAGCAACGACACCGTCCAGAAGGCCGTGACACCGGCGATCGCCATGTTCTCACCTCGCTCCCTACGCCGGGCCGCATGAGGTCCCGGCTTCCTGAAGGGAAGGCTAGACGGGCTTGGGCGGAAGGTGCTTCCAATCTCTTTCCGGTCCCCGCGGAAGTGTGGAAGGGTCTTCCTCATGGACGACGTGGACCGGAGAATCCTTGCCGAGCTGCAGCAGGACGGGCGTTTGACCCTCACCGAACTAGCCGAGCGGGTCCGCCTGAGCATGTCCCCCTGCCACCGCCGTCTCCGTGCCCTGGAACGCTCCGGCGCGATCGCCGGCTACCACGCCCGGCTCGACGCCGCCGCTCTCGGCCTGACCTTCGAGTCGCTGGTTTTCGTCACCATGCGTTATGAGGACCGCGAGACCGTCGCGGCCTTCGAGGAGGCCGTCGCCGGCATTCCCCACGTCATCCAGGCCCAGCGGCTGTTCGGCGACCCCGACTACCTCCTGCGTGTCGTCGCCCGTGACCTGGAGGCGTACCGGCAGCTCTACGACGAGCGTCTCGCCACCCTGCCCGGTGTCCAGCGCCTCAGCTCCACCCTCGTCATGGCGGACGTCGTCTCAGCCCGTCCCCTGCCCCTGTGACACCCGAGTGCTGCGACCACGCGAGCAGACTTGTGGTGGAAGCGGTGCCTGGCTCGGGTGAAAGGCTCAGCACTAGGGTCTTTCGTTTGGATCAGGCCGGATCAGGGAGCGGGGTCTGGTGCCGTGCGTCGCAAGGCGGAGGAGGGCGGCAGGGCGGAGCCCTGCCAACCGACGACAACGCCGCGAGGCACGGTGCCAGGGCCCGCGAGCCCGGCATGATCCAAACGAGAGGCCTTAGGGCGGCATGACACCACGACCGGAAGGAAGGAGGTGGCGGGCGTGGCTCTGCCGGACGGCGACGAATGGCTCACCGGGATCCTCGGCGAGGGCCATATGTGCGGCTTCGATCAGCTACCCGCGCTGGTGGCCAAGCATGCGGCACGGGCGGGGATGGGCGATGCGCGCGTCTTCCTTCCGGACCTGCGCCGACAACTGCTGCGGGAGGTCACGGGCCAAGGCCTCGACGCCGGCGCCGGTGGTGAGACCTACGAGGTCGACGGCACCCTGCCGGGCCGGGCGTTCGCCGGCAGCCAACTCCTGCCGGGCGGCGACGGGGAGCCGCGCCGGTGGTGGGTGCCGATCCTGGGCGGCACCGAGCGGCTCGGCGTGCTACGGGTCGATCTCGCCCCCGGAGTCGGGCCCGAGCGAGCAGCCGTGCTGGCCTCGCTGATCGCGCTGCTGCTGACGAGCAAACGTCCGCACAGTGATTCCTACGCCCGTCTGGTGCGCACCGAGGCGATGAACGTGGCCGCCGAGATGCAGTGGAACCTGATGCCCCCGCTGTGCTTCGCCAACCACGCCGTGGCAATCGTGGCGGCAATGGAGCCCGCCTACGCGATCGGCGGTG of the Streptomyces sp. NBC_01788 genome contains:
- a CDS encoding SDR family oxidoreductase, whose translation is MTDSPLKDRTVVVTGAARGLGAALARELARRGARLALLGHEEPELRALAASLPTTALAVDVDVTDNTALDHAAGEVRRHLGRPSVVVANAGIAEGGPFATSDAASWRRIIDVNLTGSAHTARTFLPDLVATSGYFLQVASLASLGATPMMSAYCASKAGVEAFAHALQAEVAHEGVAVGIAYPAWTDTDMIRESEQFTAMRQLRTHMPPPAATIHPADVVAARLVRAVERRRGAVYVPSWLRALQAVRSALPPVVLRVSRHALLHLDTGRPLRATGPLGTGGRADHDR
- a CDS encoding serine/threonine-protein kinase, giving the protein MGAGEELVDGRCQLIERLGSGVVGTVWRARDTVLQREVALKAVRSDAEVSDGSRERVLREARAPARLNHPNVVTIHHLVDTDPHPCLVMELVPGPSLQERLSGGPLTPVEAAGLGRQVLSALRAAHAVGIHHRDVKPANVLLRADGTAVLTDFGIAGMRSSTSLTATDELVGSPEYIAPERIRGHDDDPASDLWSLGLLLHVSVEGVSPLRRATTLATLAAVLEEPVPPPVRSGALAPVLQALLVRDPAARPDAERLDAMLARVESGSAPHWERPTVTASVPPAPALPPGIRPLRWTPPDPPSRLAFRGIGNRPSSGSPRRCWRPPRP
- a CDS encoding NRAMP family divalent metal transporter; translated protein: MANTTIDTTAAAARSAVLDGAHVGDIRGALGTIKLDDTAPRTGLPAKLKTLLAIVGPGLIVMVGDNDAGAFATYGQAGQNYGTHLLWTLLLLVPVLYVNQEMVLRLGAVTGVGHARLILERFGKFWGAFSVIDLFLLNALTLVTEFIGITLAAGYLGLPRTAAVVLAAGIIIASAFTGSFRRFERMAMALCAASLLLVPIYFMIHPHTSQMARDFMVPGLPGGSGQLSTVMLLIIGIVGTTVAPWQLFFQQSYVIDKRITPRFMRYEKADLWIGIVVVVVGAAAMMGFTAAAFAGTHGFGQFTDSAGIATGLEHRAGKLAGVLFAIALLDASIIGAFAVSLSTAYAIGDVLGLRHSLHRGVRGAKGFYAVYAGLVAAAAVIVLIPGSPLGLLTEGVQTLAGVLLPSASVFLLLLCNDRAVLGPWVNGRRTNAFTAAVVGVLVALSIILTASVLFPDISAHAILRIMAGCGIAGVLATGYSFLRRHRRTAGEPIDRTGRDTWRMPRLETLTRPVTSTAYRIGMGALRTYLLIAMVLVVIKIVQVALGN
- a CDS encoding peptidoglycan D,D-transpeptidase FtsI family protein, which translates into the protein MNRPVRAIAVFCGVLMLALLVRANWLQYVNAEELASDTHNRRVLIERFAAPRGDIIVGGEAVTGAEAVAGRELKFKRTYVNGPMYAPVTGFASQAQGMSLLEKTYDGILSGQDDRLAFQHFLDVATGKERGTGSVVTTIDPRAQKAAYKGLTGLKGARGAVVALDPKTGKVLALASAPSYDPSVFAGNTFKESDRFLALDKDKGKPLANRPLRETYPPGSTFKILTAAAALEHGVVSDIDAPSGAVSPYPLPQSTNRIGSEAGDATCGNASMKTAMQYSCNNVFLDAAAKLGEDRMRETAEKFGFNEDVYSPDFGDLRATKSIYPQDLDKPGTALTGMGQGSLTSTPMQMAMVTAALANDGKLMQPYIVDEIRGPDLSALEKTAPTVMSQAVSADTAHKVQQMMEHTAKEGSAQRALIDGIVVGGKTGTAQRGVNVADEVPYGWFVSYGKKPDGASVAVAVFIDPTGMDISRQDISGGRLGAPIARSVMMAVLR
- a CDS encoding LysE family translocator, with protein sequence MAIAGVTAFWTVSLLLVLVPGADWAYAITAGLRHRTIVPAVGGLLAGYVVLTLVVAAGVAALVARSPLVLTVLTAVGAVYLVCLGITTVTSPSTPHAAEEESAGSWLGRAARGAGISGLNPKALLLFLALLPQFVARGTSWPLMAQIAVLGLVHTANCAVVYTGVGTAARRVLRTRPAVASAVTRFSGAAMIVIGVLLLVERLLA
- a CDS encoding Lrp/AsnC family transcriptional regulator; translation: MDDVDRRILAELQQDGRLTLTELAERVRLSMSPCHRRLRALERSGAIAGYHARLDAAALGLTFESLVFVTMRYEDRETVAAFEEAVAGIPHVIQAQRLFGDPDYLLRVVARDLEAYRQLYDERLATLPGVQRLSSTLVMADVVSARPLPL